The Halococcus hamelinensis 100A6 genome window below encodes:
- the rpmD gene encoding 50S ribosomal protein L30 — MQALVQVRGEVNMEQGVRDTLSMLNMHSTNHCTLVPETDTYRGMITKVNDYVAYGEPSPGVLATVLETRGEPAEGDEDVDDEWVGENTDYDDLSALAEALLAEETTLQDAGLSPSLRLHPPRGGHNGVKHPTAEGGELGKHSSDEIDALLSAMR; from the coding sequence ATGCAAGCGCTCGTGCAGGTCCGCGGCGAGGTCAACATGGAGCAGGGCGTTCGGGACACCCTCTCGATGCTCAACATGCACAGCACCAACCACTGTACGCTGGTGCCCGAGACGGACACCTACCGGGGCATGATCACGAAGGTCAACGACTACGTGGCCTACGGCGAACCCAGCCCGGGCGTGCTCGCGACGGTGCTCGAAACCCGCGGCGAACCCGCCGAGGGCGACGAGGACGTCGACGACGAGTGGGTGGGCGAGAACACCGACTACGACGACCTCTCGGCGCTCGCGGAGGCGCTGCTCGCCGAGGAGACCACGCTTCAGGACGCCGGGCTCTCGCCCTCGCTCCGGCTCCACCCGCCGCGCGGCGGACACAACGGCGTGAAACACCCGACCGCCGAGGGCGGCGAACTCGGCAAGCACAGTTCGGACGAGATCGACGCGCTGTTGAGCGCGATGCGGTGA
- a CDS encoding 30S ribosomal protein S5, producing the protein MSRRGWEPRTRLGKLVAEEEITTMEDALNSGLPLKEPEITDQLLSLEDEVLDINMVQRMTDSGRRVKFRCVVVIGDRNGYVGYAEGRDDQVGSAIQKAIEVAKLNIISVDRGSGSWEDRAGGVNSLTRRTEGKAGSVTVEVIPAPQGLGLAAAETVRHILELAGVQDAWTKSNGNTRTTVNLAKATYNALRNGSQSRMPQRAREKRREVVE; encoded by the coding sequence ATGAGTAGACGCGGCTGGGAGCCGCGCACGCGGCTCGGCAAACTGGTCGCCGAAGAGGAGATCACCACGATGGAGGACGCCCTCAACTCGGGGCTCCCCCTGAAGGAACCGGAGATCACCGACCAGTTGCTCTCGCTCGAGGACGAGGTCCTCGACATCAACATGGTCCAGCGGATGACCGACTCCGGTCGGCGGGTGAAGTTCCGGTGTGTGGTCGTGATCGGCGACCGGAACGGCTACGTGGGCTACGCCGAGGGCCGCGACGACCAGGTCGGCTCGGCGATCCAGAAGGCCATCGAGGTCGCGAAGCTCAACATCATCAGCGTCGACCGCGGCTCGGGCTCGTGGGAGGACCGCGCGGGCGGTGTGAACTCCCTGACCCGCCGCACCGAGGGCAAGGCCGGCTCGGTCACCGTCGAGGTCATCCCCGCTCCGCAGGGGCTCGGCCTCGCGGCCGCCGAGACGGTTCGGCACATCCTCGAACTCGCTGGCGTCCAGGACGCCTGGACGAAGTCGAACGGCAACACCCGGACGACGGTCAACCTCGCGAAGGCGACGTACAACGCGCTCCGGAACGGTTCACAGTCCCGGATGCCACAACGTGCCCGCGAGAAGCGACGCGAGGTGGTCGAGTGA
- a CDS encoding 50S ribosomal protein L18: protein MATGPRYNVPMRRRREVRTDYHQRLRLLKSGKPRLVARKSNRHVRAQLVSPSPDGDETHAGANSADLAEFGWEAPTGNLPSAYLTGLLAGLRAKGNGVNEAVLDIGLNTATPGNKLFAMQEGAIDAGLDVPHNESVFADWERTSGEHIADYAESRDEPLYSGEFDATDLPEHFEETRQTIMDEFDHELGGDDE from the coding sequence ATGGCCACAGGACCACGATACAACGTACCGATGCGCCGCCGGCGCGAGGTCCGGACGGACTACCATCAGCGGTTGCGCCTGTTGAAATCAGGCAAACCCCGACTGGTTGCGCGGAAAAGCAATCGCCACGTCAGGGCGCAGCTGGTGAGCCCCAGTCCCGACGGCGACGAAACGCACGCGGGCGCGAACTCGGCGGACCTCGCCGAGTTCGGCTGGGAGGCCCCCACGGGGAACCTCCCGAGCGCGTACCTCACGGGCTTGCTCGCCGGACTGCGCGCGAAGGGGAACGGCGTGAACGAGGCGGTGCTCGACATCGGCCTCAACACCGCGACGCCCGGCAACAAGCTGTTCGCGATGCAGGAGGGCGCGATCGACGCCGGCCTCGACGTGCCGCACAACGAATCGGTGTTCGCCGACTGGGAACGCACCAGCGGGGAGCACATCGCCGACTACGCCGAATCACGCGACGAGCCGCTCTACTCGGGCGAGTTCGACGCGACCGACCTCCCCGAGCACTTCGAGGAGACACGACAGACCATCATGGACGAATTCGACCACGAACTCGGAGGCGACGATGAGTAG
- a CDS encoding 50S ribosomal protein L19e, which translates to MSDLSAQRRLAADVLDVGENRVWFDPENQDEIAEAITREDVRELVADGTIESKNAKTNSRGRARERDAQRAAGHRSGPGTRRGTAGARQNRKDAWVSRIRAQRRRLKELRADGTLDRTQYRTLYDKAGGGEFDSVARLVAFAENSYDIDIETEDD; encoded by the coding sequence ATGAGTGACCTCAGCGCACAGCGCCGGCTCGCCGCCGACGTCCTCGACGTCGGGGAGAACCGCGTCTGGTTCGACCCCGAGAACCAGGACGAGATCGCGGAAGCGATCACCCGCGAGGACGTCCGCGAGCTGGTCGCCGACGGCACGATAGAATCGAAGAACGCGAAGACGAACTCCCGCGGTCGGGCGCGCGAACGCGACGCCCAGCGCGCCGCCGGCCACCGCAGCGGCCCCGGCACGCGACGCGGGACCGCCGGCGCGCGCCAGAACCGAAAGGACGCGTGGGTCTCGCGGATCCGCGCCCAGCGCCGCCGGCTGAAGGAGCTTCGAGCCGACGGCACGCTCGACCGCACCCAGTACCGCACGCTCTACGACAAGGCGGGTGGGGGCGAGTTCGACAGCGTGGCGCGCCTCGTTGCCTTCGCCGAGAACAGCTACGACATCGACATCGAAACGGAGGACGACTAA
- a CDS encoding 50S ribosomal protein L32e produces the protein MAAEELTQVDGVGEGKAEALVDAGYETVADLEDADQDDLAAVEGIGDALAARIKADVDDLDVDEEADDESAEAEESDEAPDDLADVSGVGEEKAEALRAAGFETVEDLREAEQSDLTAVEGVGNALAARIKADVGGLEVEEETEAAVEDETEATEDEAVETELEPRGLVDKTPDLDDETGRLLTRRRRKSKPQFNRQDHHKKKRVSTSWRRPRGTLSKQRRGIKGKGAKVSAGYRTTEAVRGLHPSGFEEVRVENTDDLEGVDGDTQAVRIGSSVGGRKRERIEEQAESDGIRVLNPTYVEVEVETDE, from the coding sequence GTGGCAGCTGAGGAGCTCACCCAGGTCGACGGCGTCGGCGAGGGGAAAGCCGAAGCGCTCGTCGACGCAGGCTACGAGACGGTCGCGGACCTCGAGGACGCCGACCAGGACGACCTCGCCGCGGTCGAGGGCATCGGCGACGCGCTCGCGGCCCGGATCAAGGCCGACGTCGACGACCTCGACGTCGACGAGGAAGCGGACGACGAGTCCGCCGAGGCCGAGGAGTCCGACGAGGCTCCCGACGACCTCGCCGACGTCAGCGGTGTCGGCGAGGAGAAGGCCGAGGCGCTGCGCGCGGCGGGCTTCGAGACGGTCGAGGACCTCCGCGAGGCCGAACAGTCGGACCTCACCGCCGTCGAGGGCGTGGGCAACGCGCTCGCGGCCCGGATCAAGGCCGACGTCGGCGGGCTCGAAGTCGAGGAGGAGACCGAGGCGGCGGTCGAGGACGAGACCGAAGCCACGGAGGACGAAGCGGTCGAGACCGAACTCGAACCGCGCGGGCTCGTGGACAAGACGCCCGACCTCGACGACGAGACCGGGCGGCTGCTCACGCGGCGTCGCCGGAAGTCGAAGCCGCAGTTCAACCGTCAGGACCACCACAAGAAAAAGCGGGTCTCGACCTCGTGGCGGCGACCCCGCGGGACGCTCTCGAAACAGCGCCGCGGCATCAAGGGCAAGGGCGCGAAGGTCTCGGCGGGCTACCGCACCACCGAGGCCGTTCGCGGTCTCCACCCCAGCGGGTTCGAGGAGGTCCGCGTCGAGAACACCGACGACCTGGAGGGCGTCGACGGCGACACCCAGGCCGTGCGGATCGGTTCGTCGGTCGGCGGTCGGAAGCGAGAACGCATCGAAGAGCAGGCCGAGAGCGACGGGATCCGGGTACTGAACCCGACCTACGTCGAAGTCGAGGTGGAAACAGATGAGTGA
- a CDS encoding 50S ribosomal protein L6 has protein sequence MTEERFTIPDGASAETERFDLTISGENGSVTRRLWYPNVSVDVDGDEVVIETAAEDAKTNAIVGTFTSHIQNAFHGVSEGWTYEMEVFYSHFPMQVRVEDGEVVIQNFLGERAPRRTRIHGDTQVDVDDEQLTLSGPSKDDVGQTAADIEQLTRVSGKDVRVFQDGVYITQKPKRAEVTAGGS, from the coding sequence ATGACAGAAGAACGATTCACGATACCGGACGGGGCAAGCGCCGAGACGGAGCGCTTCGACCTCACAATCTCCGGCGAGAACGGTTCCGTCACGCGGCGACTCTGGTACCCGAACGTCTCCGTCGACGTCGACGGCGACGAAGTGGTCATCGAGACCGCCGCCGAGGACGCGAAGACCAACGCCATCGTCGGCACGTTCACCAGCCACATCCAGAACGCCTTCCACGGTGTCAGCGAGGGCTGGACCTACGAGATGGAAGTGTTCTACTCGCACTTCCCGATGCAGGTGCGTGTCGAGGACGGTGAAGTGGTGATCCAGAACTTCCTCGGCGAGCGCGCACCGCGCCGCACGAGGATCCACGGCGACACCCAGGTCGACGTCGACGACGAGCAGCTCACGCTCTCGGGTCCCAGCAAGGACGACGTCGGCCAGACCGCCGCGGACATCGAACAGCTCACCCGCGTCAGCGGCAAGGACGTCCGGGTGTTCCAGGACGGGGTCTACATCACCCAGAAACCGAAGCGAGCGGAGGTGACCGCCGGTGGCAGCTGA
- a CDS encoding 30S ribosomal protein S8, with translation MTDNDPLADALSGLDNAESVGKLDLTVRPASNTIGSVLEVIYDRGYISGFEFLDDGKAGTFEVELNGAINRCGVVKPRYSTGADGYEKWEKRFLPARDYGTLIVTTSHGVMSHYEAREQGLGGQVLAYVY, from the coding sequence ATGACCGACAACGATCCACTCGCCGACGCCCTCAGCGGTCTCGACAACGCCGAGAGCGTCGGGAAGCTCGATCTGACCGTCCGACCCGCCTCGAACACCATCGGCTCGGTGCTCGAAGTCATCTACGACCGGGGCTACATCTCCGGCTTCGAGTTCCTCGACGACGGCAAGGCCGGGACGTTCGAGGTCGAACTCAACGGTGCCATCAACCGCTGTGGCGTCGTCAAGCCCCGGTACTCCACCGGGGCCGACGGCTACGAGAAGTGGGAGAAGCGGTTCCTCCCAGCGCGGGATTACGGCACGCTGATCGTCACGACGAGCCACGGCGTGATGAGCCACTACGAGGCCCGCGAACAGGGTCTCGGCGGGCAGGTGCTCGCCTACGTCTACTAG
- a CDS encoding 30S ribosomal protein S14, whose amino-acid sequence MSESETDSGNDVETGEHTGKRTGQLEACQRCGRKQGLVGKYNIWLCRQCFREIARGMGFEKYQ is encoded by the coding sequence ATGAGCGAAAGCGAAACCGATAGCGGGAACGACGTCGAAACGGGCGAGCACACGGGGAAGCGAACGGGCCAGCTCGAGGCCTGCCAGCGGTGTGGTCGCAAGCAGGGCCTCGTCGGGAAGTACAACATCTGGCTCTGCCGGCAGTGCTTCCGCGAGATCGCCCGCGGCATGGGATTCGAGAAATACCAATGA
- a CDS encoding 50S ribosomal protein L5: MSEAAEFHEMREPVVEKVVVHMGVGQGGRELANAEEILEAITGQEGVRTRANATEPEFGIRQGDPIGAKVTLRSESAETFLDTALDLAAVSRSQFDQTGNFSFGIEEHTEFPSQEYDPNIGIYGLDVTVHLARPGSRVAKRTKVTRKLPSRHRLDTEDAVAFLEAEYDMEVQ; the protein is encoded by the coding sequence GTGAGCGAAGCCGCCGAGTTCCACGAGATGCGCGAACCCGTCGTCGAGAAGGTCGTCGTCCACATGGGCGTCGGCCAGGGCGGGCGCGAGCTCGCGAACGCCGAGGAGATCCTCGAGGCCATCACGGGCCAGGAGGGCGTCCGGACGCGCGCGAACGCCACCGAGCCCGAGTTCGGCATCCGGCAGGGCGACCCGATCGGCGCGAAGGTCACCCTCCGGAGCGAGTCCGCCGAGACGTTCCTCGACACCGCGCTCGACCTCGCCGCGGTCTCGCGCTCGCAGTTCGACCAGACCGGCAACTTCAGCTTCGGCATCGAGGAACACACCGAGTTCCCGAGCCAGGAGTACGACCCGAACATCGGGATCTACGGTCTCGACGTGACCGTTCACCTCGCACGACCGGGATCGCGCGTCGCGAAACGAACCAAGGTCACCCGGAAGCTGCCGAGCCGTCACCGGCTCGACACCGAGGACGCGGTGGCGTTCCTCGAAGCCGAATACGACATGGAGGTACAATGA
- a CDS encoding 30S ribosomal protein S4e, translated as MSKHQKRLSVPNSWPVERKTATFTVKATAGPHGEDGVPLLILLRDVLGYVDSRKEARYALNQGSVLVNNETLSDEQRPIGMFDIVEFAERDEHYRVFPDEGGRLALTPIDAADADSKLGKIEGKRQVPGGNTQLSLHDGRTLEIDEGDYAGNDSIVVDTDNEILAHFPYEEGALVTAVRGQHAGEIGEIDEIQVTPGSSPNNVLVSQDDGEGFETIADYVVVIDENFVEEDDEETVTTTGEDEQEADEGGDDE; from the coding sequence ATGAGTAAGCACCAGAAACGGCTCTCGGTGCCGAACTCCTGGCCGGTCGAGCGAAAGACCGCCACCTTCACCGTCAAGGCCACCGCCGGCCCGCACGGCGAGGACGGGGTTCCGCTCCTCATCCTGCTCCGGGACGTCCTCGGCTACGTCGACTCCCGGAAAGAGGCGCGCTACGCGCTGAACCAGGGCTCCGTGCTGGTCAACAACGAGACTCTCAGCGACGAACAGCGCCCGATCGGGATGTTCGACATCGTCGAGTTCGCCGAGCGCGACGAGCACTACCGGGTGTTCCCCGACGAGGGCGGCCGGCTGGCGCTCACGCCGATCGACGCCGCGGACGCCGACTCGAAGCTCGGCAAGATCGAGGGCAAGCGGCAGGTGCCGGGTGGCAACACGCAGCTCTCGCTCCACGACGGTCGCACCCTCGAGATCGACGAGGGCGACTACGCCGGCAACGACTCGATCGTCGTCGACACCGACAACGAGATCCTCGCGCACTTCCCCTACGAGGAGGGCGCGCTGGTGACCGCCGTCCGCGGGCAGCACGCTGGCGAGATCGGCGAGATCGACGAGATCCAGGTCACGCCTGGAAGCTCGCCGAACAACGTCCTGGTGAGCCAGGACGACGGCGAGGGCTTCGAGACGATCGCCGACTACGTGGTCGTCATCGACGAGAACTTCGTCGAGGAGGACGACGAGGAGACCGTCACCACGACCGGCGAGGACGAGCAGGAAGCCGACGAGGGAGGTGACGACGAGTGA
- the rplX gene encoding 50S ribosomal protein L24, with translation MSKQPHKQRTRTERAPLHEKHRQVRATLSGDLREEYGKRSARVNAGDTVEVMRGDFAGEEGEVVSVDLRATTVDVEDITVETADGEDVPRSLDASNLRITDLTLDDSRREDRLEGDDDE, from the coding sequence ATGAGCAAACAACCACACAAACAACGCACACGAACGGAGCGCGCGCCGCTCCACGAGAAGCACCGACAGGTCCGTGCGACGCTCTCGGGCGACCTCCGCGAGGAGTACGGCAAACGGAGCGCCCGCGTCAACGCGGGCGACACCGTGGAGGTCATGCGCGGGGACTTCGCCGGCGAGGAGGGCGAGGTCGTGAGCGTCGACCTCCGGGCCACGACCGTCGACGTCGAGGATATAACCGTCGAGACCGCCGACGGCGAGGACGTCCCGCGCTCGCTCGACGCGAGCAACCTCCGGATCACGGACCTCACCCTCGACGACTCGCGTCGCGAGGACCGACTGGAGGGCGACGACGATGAGTAA
- a CDS encoding 50S ribosomal protein L14 has protein sequence MEALSADVTQGLEKGSLVTCADNTGARQLRVISVSGYHGTKNRHPKAGIGDKITVSVTKGTPEMRRQVLEAVVIRQRKPIRRPDGTRLKFEDNAAVIVDENEDPRGTELRGPIAREVAERFGSIASAATMIV, from the coding sequence ATGGAAGCCCTCTCGGCCGACGTCACGCAGGGTCTCGAGAAGGGCTCGCTGGTGACGTGTGCCGACAACACGGGCGCACGCCAGCTCCGCGTGATCAGCGTCTCCGGCTATCACGGCACCAAGAACCGCCACCCGAAGGCCGGGATCGGCGACAAGATCACGGTGTCGGTGACGAAGGGGACGCCCGAGATGCGCCGGCAGGTGCTCGAGGCCGTCGTGATCCGCCAGCGAAAGCCGATCCGACGACCCGACGGCACCCGCCTCAAGTTCGAGGACAACGCCGCGGTCATCGTCGACGAGAACGAGGACCCCCGTGGAACGGAACTCCGCGGGCCGATCGCGCGCGAGGTCGCCGAACGGTTCGGCTCGATCGCGAGCGCGGCAACGATGATCGTCTAA
- a CDS encoding 30S ribosomal protein S17 gives MALGLNVDEPEATCDDPNCPFHGTLSVRGGTVDGVVVSTDMDRSAVVEREYDVAVPKYDRAMKRRSRTPAHAPECLEIEVGEPVRIAETRPLSKTKSHVVVGRIDTDRDLGAASLSGPSDAESEAAMSDIEESVAEAEDGGEA, from the coding sequence ATGGCGTTAGGACTCAACGTAGACGAACCCGAGGCGACCTGCGACGACCCGAACTGTCCGTTCCACGGCACGCTGTCCGTGCGCGGCGGGACGGTCGACGGCGTGGTGGTCTCGACGGACATGGACAGATCGGCCGTCGTCGAACGCGAATACGACGTGGCGGTTCCGAAGTACGACCGAGCGATGAAACGGCGCTCGCGGACGCCCGCGCACGCGCCCGAGTGCCTCGAGATCGAGGTGGGCGAGCCGGTGCGGATCGCCGAGACCCGCCCGCTCTCGAAGACCAAATCCCACGTCGTGGTCGGCCGGATCGACACCGACCGCGACCTCGGCGCGGCCAGCCTCTCGGGTCCCTCGGACGCCGAGAGCGAGGCCGCGATGAGCGACATCGAGGAGAGCGTCGCCGAGGCCGAGGACGGAGGTGAGGCCTGA
- a CDS encoding ribonuclease P protein component 1, producing MAVTPETVARHELCGLPARVAAADDPSLVGTQGRVVSETKSTLRVETDSTRTKQVPKAGATFEFDLTGESETDSAFVTVEGTRLLAPPARRTELSSDSKWR from the coding sequence ATGGCGGTGACGCCGGAGACGGTCGCGCGACACGAACTCTGCGGGCTTCCCGCGCGAGTGGCGGCGGCCGACGATCCGTCGCTCGTCGGGACTCAGGGTCGTGTCGTGAGCGAGACGAAATCCACCCTCCGGGTCGAGACCGACTCGACGCGGACGAAACAGGTGCCGAAGGCCGGTGCGACCTTCGAGTTCGACCTCACGGGCGAGTCCGAGACCGACTCGGCGTTCGTCACCGTCGAGGGGACTCGACTCCTCGCGCCGCCGGCACGGCGGACCGAACTGAGCAGTGATTCGAAATGGCGTTAG
- the rpmC gene encoding 50S ribosomal protein L29, whose protein sequence is MAILYAAEIRDMTPAEREAELEELETELLNSRAVQAAGGAPEDPGRIGELKRTIARLKTIRNEEGDLDENEDEEAA, encoded by the coding sequence ATGGCGATCCTCTACGCCGCGGAGATCCGCGACATGACGCCGGCCGAGCGCGAGGCCGAACTCGAGGAGCTCGAAACCGAACTCCTCAACTCTCGGGCTGTCCAGGCGGCAGGTGGCGCACCCGAGGACCCCGGCCGCATCGGGGAACTCAAGCGCACCATCGCACGGCTCAAAACCATCCGCAACGAGGAAGGCGACCTCGACGAGAACGAGGACGAGGAGGCCGCGTGA
- a CDS encoding 30S ribosomal protein S3, whose protein sequence is MATEQQFIEDGMQRTQIDEFFAEELGRAGYGGMELAKTPMGTQIVLRAEKPGMVIGKGGKNIRKVTTELEERFDLDDPQIDVQEVDEPDLNAQIVADRLANALERGWYFRKAGHTTIDRIMDAGARGAEITLNGKVTGARSRDEKFNRGYIKHNGEPSKDIVDRGNGVAVMKLGTIGVTVRIIPPNAELPDDFRIREDVDVSDLVPEDIESGDEVDALLDEGEGEPVAGPEESDSEEEFELTGEEAPETDDLAEEEVIEEAVETEEGAAETSPPDSAAEPDVDDDLSEETEADAEALLDEMESVEGLTAIDGVGDAKADALREAGFESVEDVQAASEDDLAEAEGIGAAFAERIKQGAEDLVEAEN, encoded by the coding sequence ATGGCGACCGAACAGCAGTTCATCGAGGACGGGATGCAGCGCACCCAGATCGACGAGTTCTTCGCCGAGGAGCTGGGGCGAGCGGGCTACGGCGGGATGGAACTCGCCAAGACCCCGATGGGCACCCAGATCGTCCTGCGGGCCGAGAAACCCGGTATGGTGATCGGCAAGGGTGGCAAGAACATCCGGAAGGTCACCACCGAGCTCGAAGAGCGCTTCGACCTCGACGACCCCCAGATCGACGTCCAGGAGGTCGACGAACCCGACCTCAACGCCCAGATCGTCGCCGACCGGCTGGCGAACGCCCTCGAACGCGGCTGGTACTTCCGGAAGGCCGGCCACACCACGATCGACCGGATCATGGACGCGGGCGCACGCGGTGCGGAGATCACCCTCAACGGGAAGGTGACGGGCGCGCGCTCGCGCGACGAGAAGTTCAACCGGGGCTACATCAAGCACAACGGCGAGCCCTCGAAGGACATCGTCGACCGCGGCAACGGCGTCGCGGTGATGAAGCTCGGGACGATCGGCGTCACGGTGCGGATCATCCCGCCGAACGCCGAGCTCCCCGACGACTTCCGCATCCGCGAGGACGTCGATGTCTCCGACCTCGTGCCCGAGGACATCGAGTCCGGCGACGAGGTCGACGCCCTGCTCGACGAGGGCGAGGGCGAACCCGTCGCGGGCCCCGAGGAGTCCGACTCCGAGGAGGAGTTCGAACTCACCGGCGAGGAGGCCCCCGAGACCGACGACCTCGCCGAGGAGGAGGTCATCGAGGAGGCCGTCGAGACCGAGGAGGGCGCGGCCGAGACCTCGCCCCCCGATTCGGCGGCCGAGCCCGACGTCGACGACGACCTCTCCGAGGAGACCGAGGCCGACGCCGAGGCGCTCCTCGACGAGATGGAGTCGGTCGAAGGGCTGACCGCGATCGACGGCGTCGGCGACGCGAAAGCCGACGCGCTCCGCGAGGCCGGCTTCGAGTCGGTCGAGGACGTCCAGGCCGCGAGCGAGGACGACCTCGCCGAGGCCGAGGGCATCGGCGCGGCGTTCGCCGAGCGCATCAAGCAGGGTGCCGAGGACCTCGTGGAGGCGGAGAACTGA
- a CDS encoding 50S ribosomal protein L22, whose amino-acid sequence MGISYSVDADPEKTAKAMLRERHMSHKHSKEIAREIKGMTIADARDYLEAVIDGTRSVPFRSHNTGVGHRSDVDGWDAGRYPEKASGAFLDLLENVGANAEHGGFEPDAMVISHVAAHKVGESQGRKPRAMGRATAWNTPEVDVEMIVEDREVEN is encoded by the coding sequence ATGGGAATCAGCTACAGCGTGGACGCGGACCCGGAGAAGACGGCGAAAGCCATGCTCCGGGAGCGCCACATGAGCCACAAGCACAGCAAGGAGATCGCCCGGGAGATCAAGGGGATGACCATCGCGGACGCCCGCGACTACCTCGAAGCCGTCATCGACGGCACGCGATCGGTCCCGTTCCGGTCGCACAACACCGGTGTCGGCCACCGGAGCGACGTCGACGGCTGGGACGCGGGTCGCTACCCCGAGAAGGCCTCCGGGGCCTTCCTCGACCTGCTCGAAAACGTCGGCGCGAACGCCGAACACGGCGGCTTCGAGCCCGACGCGATGGTCATCAGCCACGTCGCCGCCCACAAGGTCGGCGAGTCCCAGGGTCGCAAACCCCGCGCGATGGGGCGGGCGACCGCCTGGAACACCCCCGAGGTCGACGTCGAGATGATCGTCGAAGACCGGGAGGTCGAGAACTGA
- a CDS encoding 30S ribosomal protein S19: MSSDYRTGREGEFTYRGHTMEELNAMELDEVAELLPARKRRSIERGLSVEKEKLLEKAREADDETTANDPIRTHLRDMPVLPAFVGKTFAIHNGEDFERVRIEPEMLGHYLGEFQLTRTSVEHGQAGIGATRSSKFVPLK; encoded by the coding sequence ATGAGTTCTGATTACAGAACCGGCCGTGAGGGCGAGTTCACCTACCGCGGCCACACGATGGAGGAACTGAACGCGATGGAGCTCGACGAGGTCGCCGAGCTGCTGCCCGCGCGCAAGCGCCGCAGCATCGAGCGCGGTCTCTCGGTCGAGAAGGAGAAGCTCCTCGAGAAGGCCCGCGAGGCCGACGACGAGACCACCGCGAACGACCCGATCCGGACGCACCTGCGCGACATGCCGGTGCTCCCGGCGTTCGTCGGCAAGACCTTCGCGATCCACAACGGCGAGGACTTCGAGCGGGTCCGCATCGAGCCCGAGATGCTCGGCCACTACCTGGGCGAGTTCCAGCTCACCCGGACGTCGGTCGAACACGGTCAGGCGGGCATCGGGGCGACGCGGTCCTCGAAGTTCGTACCGCTCAAATGA
- a CDS encoding 50S ribosomal protein L2 encodes MGRRIQGQRRGRGTPTFRAPSHRYKAELSHPTVEGDDVVSGTVVDIEHDPARSAPIAAVEFDDGDRRLVLAPEGIGVGEELQVGVTAEIKPGNTLPLAEIPEGIPVCNVESHPGDGGKFARSSGVNAQLITHDRHAAVVELPSDEIKRLSPQCRATIGVVAGGGRTEKPFVKAGNKHHKMRSRGTKYPRVSGVAMNAADHPFGGGGRQHPGQPKSISRDAPPGRKVGDIASRRTGRK; translated from the coding sequence ATGGGACGACGGATCCAGGGTCAGCGGCGTGGTCGCGGGACGCCGACGTTCCGCGCGCCGTCACACCGATACAAGGCCGAACTCTCCCACCCGACCGTCGAGGGCGACGACGTCGTCTCGGGCACGGTGGTCGACATCGAACACGACCCCGCCCGGAGCGCGCCGATCGCCGCCGTCGAGTTCGACGATGGCGACAGACGGCTGGTGCTCGCGCCGGAGGGCATCGGCGTCGGCGAGGAGCTCCAGGTTGGAGTCACCGCCGAGATCAAACCCGGCAACACGCTCCCGCTCGCCGAGATCCCCGAGGGGATCCCGGTCTGCAACGTCGAGAGCCACCCCGGCGACGGCGGGAAGTTCGCGCGGTCGTCGGGCGTGAACGCCCAGCTGATCACCCACGACCGCCACGCCGCGGTGGTCGAGCTGCCGAGCGACGAGATCAAACGCCTCAGCCCGCAGTGTCGCGCCACGATCGGCGTGGTCGCGGGCGGCGGCCGGACGGAGAAGCCGTTCGTGAAGGCGGGGAACAAACACCACAAGATGCGCTCGCGCGGGACGAAGTACCCCCGTGTGAGCGGTGTGGCGATGAACGCCGCCGACCACCCGTTCGGTGGCGGTGGCCGCCAGCACCCCGGCCAGCCGAAGAGCATCTCGCGGGACGCACCACCCGGCCGGAAGGTCGGCGACATCGCCTCGCGGCGAACCGGGAGGAAGTAG